A genomic window from Gloeocapsopsis sp. IPPAS B-1203 includes:
- a CDS encoding cation-transporting P-type ATPase — translation MTATEEKLLEHHWHNLSPQEVAQSLDSDPKTGLSAAEVSQRQQKYGSNELKGKPGKSPIIRFLLQFNQPLLYILLVAGAIKALLGSWTNAWVIWGVTVINAIIGYVQESKAESAIAALASAVKTEATVLRDGQKVRVSSTEIVPGDIVLLASGDKVPADLRLFDIRNLQVNESALTGESVAVEKNTRQVETDAPLAERTNMAYAGSFVTFGTGSGIVIAIGQDTETGRISQLMDRGTNLTTPLTRKFDRFSKTLLYIILGVAALTVAVGIGYGNSLIDMFEAAVALAVSAIPEGLPAVVTITLAIGVSRMARRHAIIRKLPAVETLGGATVICSDKTGTLTENQMTVQAIYAGGQHYQVTGSGYNPEGQIVVAADIPDGVDAHQIADLNSNIALYECLTAGLLCNDSRIEVKDGQNTVIGDPTEGALIIAANKAGLNDSHAEAMPRVDVIPFESEFQYMATLHEKGRGQRIIYVKGSVEALLQRCEQMLDAQGELQPVDAEIIQQQVDAMANEGLRVLAFAQKISAQQSLDHDDIATGLIFLGLQGMIDPPRQEAIRAVKTCQEAGIQVKMITGDHAVTARAIAQRMGFNHHEEVIAYTGKQLAQMDDRELANAVENGAVFARVAPEQKLRLVEALQSKGEIVAMTGDGVNDAPALKQADIGTAMGGAGTEVAKEAADMILTDDNFASIEAAVEEGRTVYRNLLKAIAFILPVNGGESMTILISVLLARVLPILSLQVLWLNMVNSIAMTVPLAFEPKSEIVMQQEPRNPNEPLLSRRLLYRIILISVFNWILIFGMFEWVLRDTGNVDLARTMAIQALVSGRIFYLLSLSQLGTAIATRLIGRRRESFSDARAILIGIVGAVILQIIFSQVGFMNTLFSTAPLNWNQWLICLLVGLPMIPTAIIANRIDPIEKPSSRKR, via the coding sequence ATGACGGCAACAGAAGAAAAACTGCTGGAACATCATTGGCATAATCTATCACCACAGGAAGTTGCTCAAAGTTTAGATAGCGATCCTAAAACTGGTTTATCCGCTGCTGAAGTGTCGCAAAGACAGCAGAAATATGGTTCAAATGAGTTAAAAGGTAAACCAGGGAAAAGCCCAATAATACGATTTTTGTTGCAATTTAATCAACCACTGCTGTATATCTTATTAGTTGCTGGTGCAATTAAGGCATTACTGGGATCGTGGACAAATGCTTGGGTGATTTGGGGTGTCACTGTCATCAATGCAATTATTGGCTATGTACAAGAATCGAAAGCTGAAAGTGCGATCGCAGCGCTGGCTTCCGCAGTAAAAACGGAAGCGACAGTATTGCGCGACGGGCAAAAAGTCAGGGTGTCTTCCACAGAGATTGTTCCTGGCGATATTGTATTGCTAGCTTCTGGAGATAAAGTTCCCGCAGATCTACGATTATTCGATATCCGCAACTTGCAAGTCAATGAATCAGCCTTAACGGGAGAATCGGTTGCGGTCGAAAAAAATACAAGACAAGTAGAAACTGATGCCCCCTTAGCCGAACGCACTAATATGGCGTATGCAGGTAGCTTTGTGACGTTTGGGACTGGTAGCGGTATTGTGATTGCGATCGGGCAAGATACAGAAACCGGACGCATTTCGCAGTTAATGGATCGCGGAACAAACTTAACAACACCTTTAACACGCAAGTTTGATCGCTTCAGCAAAACGCTGTTGTACATTATCTTGGGTGTTGCGGCTTTAACCGTGGCTGTAGGTATTGGTTACGGAAACTCCTTAATCGATATGTTTGAAGCTGCTGTTGCTTTGGCTGTGAGTGCTATTCCTGAAGGCTTACCTGCTGTTGTCACAATCACACTCGCAATTGGTGTATCGCGCATGGCACGTCGTCATGCGATTATTCGCAAACTACCTGCAGTGGAAACTCTTGGCGGTGCTACTGTTATTTGTTCTGATAAAACAGGAACACTCACCGAAAACCAAATGACGGTGCAAGCAATTTATGCCGGAGGACAACACTATCAAGTCACAGGTAGTGGGTATAATCCAGAAGGGCAAATTGTCGTTGCTGCAGATATACCTGATGGTGTTGATGCACACCAGATTGCAGATCTTAATTCAAATATAGCTTTATATGAGTGTTTAACCGCAGGCTTACTGTGTAATGACTCGCGCATAGAAGTCAAAGATGGACAAAACACTGTAATTGGCGATCCCACTGAAGGAGCTTTGATTATTGCTGCTAATAAAGCAGGGCTGAATGACTCTCACGCAGAAGCAATGCCCAGAGTGGATGTGATTCCTTTCGAGTCTGAATTTCAGTATATGGCAACGTTGCATGAGAAGGGGCGTGGACAACGGATAATTTATGTCAAGGGTTCAGTAGAAGCATTGCTACAGCGTTGCGAACAGATGTTGGATGCCCAAGGGGAACTGCAACCAGTAGATGCAGAGATCATTCAGCAGCAAGTTGATGCAATGGCGAACGAAGGATTGCGAGTGTTAGCTTTTGCTCAAAAAATATCAGCACAGCAGTCACTCGATCACGACGATATTGCCACAGGCTTAATCTTCCTGGGATTGCAGGGAATGATCGATCCGCCACGTCAAGAGGCAATTAGGGCAGTAAAAACGTGTCAGGAAGCAGGGATTCAAGTCAAAATGATCACCGGAGATCATGCTGTCACGGCACGAGCGATCGCACAACGTATGGGCTTTAATCACCATGAAGAAGTGATTGCCTATACCGGAAAACAACTTGCACAGATGGACGATCGCGAATTGGCTAATGCGGTAGAAAATGGTGCCGTGTTTGCCCGCGTTGCTCCAGAACAAAAACTTCGTTTAGTAGAAGCCTTACAATCTAAAGGTGAAATTGTCGCCATGACTGGCGATGGTGTGAACGATGCCCCTGCTTTAAAGCAAGCTGATATTGGCACGGCAATGGGCGGTGCAGGAACCGAAGTGGCTAAAGAAGCCGCCGACATGATTTTAACAGATGATAACTTCGCCTCGATTGAAGCCGCAGTTGAAGAAGGACGCACAGTTTATCGCAACTTGTTGAAAGCGATCGCGTTTATTCTCCCTGTCAATGGTGGTGAATCAATGACGATTTTAATTAGCGTGTTGCTAGCGCGAGTTCTGCCGATTCTCTCGTTACAAGTTCTGTGGTTAAACATGGTGAATTCAATTGCGATGACTGTACCCCTCGCTTTTGAACCCAAATCAGAAATTGTTATGCAGCAGGAACCGCGTAATCCAAACGAACCGCTGCTTTCTCGCAGACTACTGTATCGCATCATCCTAATTTCTGTATTCAACTGGATTCTGATTTTTGGGATGTTTGAATGGGTACTCCGCGATACTGGAAATGTTGATTTAGCTCGGACAATGGCGATTCAAGCGCTGGTTTCTGGTAGGATCTTTTATCTGCTGAGTTTGAGTCAACTGGGAACTGCGATCGCAACTCGACTTATTGGACGCCGCAGAGAATCATTTAGCGATGCTCGTGCTATTTTAATTGGAATTGTTGGTGCAGTCATTCTCCAAATTATTTTCAGTCAAGTGGGTTTCATGAATACATTATTCTCTACAGCACCACTCAACTGGAATCAATGGCTGATTTGTCTGCTTGTTGGTTTACCAATGATTCCCACTGCAATTATTGCTAATCGCATCGATCCAATCGAAAAGCCTTCTTCAAGAAAAAGATAG
- a CDS encoding adenosine-specific kinase: protein MQLQSIPVQIPEGSNVILGQSHFIKTVEDLYEIMTESSSQIKFGIAFCEASGPCLIRAAGNEQALKTAAVNNAKAIAAGHSFIIVMQNAYPISVLNAIKQCPEVCNIYCATGNPVEAIVAETDQGRGILGIVDGSAPQAIETDEDVKVRHQFLRQVGYKL from the coding sequence ATGCAACTGCAATCAATTCCTGTTCAAATTCCTGAAGGAAGTAATGTCATCTTAGGACAATCACACTTCATTAAAACAGTTGAAGATCTTTATGAAATCATGACTGAAAGTTCATCTCAGATCAAATTTGGTATTGCGTTTTGTGAGGCATCCGGACCATGTTTGATTCGTGCTGCTGGTAACGAACAAGCACTAAAAACTGCTGCGGTCAATAATGCCAAAGCGATCGCGGCTGGACATAGTTTTATTATTGTGATGCAAAATGCCTATCCAATTAGTGTTTTGAACGCAATTAAGCAATGTCCAGAAGTCTGTAATATCTACTGTGCTACTGGGAATCCTGTTGAAGCAATTGTGGCTGAAACAGATCAAGGAAGAGGAATTTTAGGTATTGTGGATGGTTCGGCACCGCAGGCTATTGAAACTGATGAAGATGTGAAAGTACGCCATCAATTTTTACGTCAAGTAGGCTACAAGCTTTAG
- a CDS encoding ABC transporter ATP-binding protein — translation MNNQHGQLPTSAVSNNVGFHLQDITKVYRMGEVEVYALQSVDLDLYEGEFVVVLGPSGSGKSTLLNILGGLDVPSSGQIVFHHRNLTNASDAELTRFRRDCVGFIFQFYNLIPSLTARENVALVTDMARRPMQPEEALFRVGLSDRIHHFPSQMSGGEQQRVAIARAIAKRPEVLLCDEPTGALDFQTGKLVLEVLEQANRELGTMTIVITHNAGISRMADRAIAMRSGQILNIRRNERKVAPAELEW, via the coding sequence ATGAACAATCAACACGGTCAGTTACCTACCTCTGCTGTCTCCAACAATGTTGGGTTTCATTTGCAAGACATCACAAAGGTGTACCGCATGGGTGAAGTGGAGGTCTATGCGTTACAGTCCGTTGATCTTGATTTGTACGAAGGTGAATTTGTTGTTGTCTTAGGACCTTCGGGTAGCGGTAAATCCACATTATTAAATATCTTAGGTGGATTAGATGTTCCTTCAAGCGGGCAAATTGTTTTTCATCATCGCAATTTGACTAACGCTAGCGATGCAGAACTCACCCGCTTTCGCCGAGACTGCGTTGGTTTTATTTTTCAGTTCTACAATTTGATTCCTAGCCTCACAGCGCGAGAAAATGTGGCACTAGTGACAGACATGGCACGTCGTCCAATGCAACCAGAAGAAGCACTCTTCCGAGTTGGATTGAGCGATCGCATCCATCATTTTCCCTCGCAAATGTCTGGTGGCGAACAACAGCGAGTGGCGATCGCAAGAGCTATTGCGAAACGTCCAGAGGTATTATTATGTGATGAACCAACAGGAGCGCTTGACTTTCAAACTGGCAAACTGGTACTAGAAGTCTTAGAACAAGCTAACCGTGAATTAGGCACAATGACAATTGTGATTACCCACAATGCGGGAATTTCGAGAATGGCCGATCGCGCGATCGCAATGCGTAGTGGTCAAATTCTGAATATTCGTCGTAACGAACGCAAAGTTGCGCCGGCTGAATTGGAATGGTAA
- a CDS encoding HlyD family efflux transporter periplasmic adaptor subunit, whose amino-acid sequence MISLPLSKRSSKLLIYLGIALATAIAIVLLLRPTPVAVEVGRVEQGKLQVTVNAEGMTRVRDRYILAAEVNGHLDRITLNEGDVVDVGDVVARIDSLPHTTAVQEALGRLAEWRAQRAGVETQRPKTAALAQARSRIATTQANQRQIEARVAQAQATLEQAQRDRQRAQYFASTGVISRQAREQAELNEQTKQEEHNAALQAAQAARSEVAVAQKALALLQAEQSDPDYLLEVYNARIASVEAELARLQDEAQRTEMRSPVRGQVLRVLQRSAQVVNDGTPLLELGDPTKLELVVDVLSSDAERVAVGNAMQVTSGTTQLEGRVRRVEPSAFTKTSALGVEEQRVNVIGSLDAPKVLGDGYRVDVQIVVWEKRNVLQAPLSALFRCNQAWCVFVVNNGKAERRPVTVGQRSDTTVEIQQGLTADELLILHPTEQIEDNRSVTIND is encoded by the coding sequence ATGATATCACTGCCATTATCTAAACGATCCTCAAAGTTATTGATCTATCTCGGTATTGCGCTAGCAACAGCGATCGCCATTGTCTTATTACTACGTCCCACTCCTGTTGCAGTTGAGGTAGGGCGCGTTGAACAAGGCAAGTTGCAAGTCACAGTTAATGCAGAGGGAATGACACGAGTTCGCGATCGCTACATCCTTGCAGCAGAAGTCAATGGACACCTAGATCGGATTACTTTAAATGAGGGTGATGTTGTGGATGTAGGTGATGTTGTAGCGCGGATTGATTCCTTGCCACATACAACTGCTGTTCAAGAAGCTTTAGGGCGTTTAGCAGAATGGCGGGCACAACGTGCAGGAGTTGAAACCCAACGCCCCAAAACCGCAGCTTTAGCACAAGCACGCAGTCGCATTGCAACAACTCAGGCAAATCAGCGACAAATTGAAGCACGAGTTGCTCAAGCACAAGCTACTTTAGAGCAAGCCCAGCGCGATCGCCAACGGGCACAATACTTTGCCTCTACAGGTGTCATCTCACGTCAAGCGCGAGAACAAGCCGAATTAAACGAACAAACAAAACAAGAAGAACACAATGCCGCACTCCAAGCCGCACAAGCAGCGCGATCTGAAGTAGCTGTTGCCCAAAAAGCTCTTGCCTTACTACAAGCCGAGCAAAGCGATCCTGATTATCTTTTAGAAGTTTACAATGCTCGCATTGCTAGTGTCGAGGCGGAACTAGCACGATTGCAAGATGAAGCTCAGCGTACTGAGATGCGATCGCCAGTACGCGGTCAAGTGTTGCGAGTTTTGCAACGTAGCGCCCAAGTTGTTAACGACGGAACTCCACTTCTGGAACTAGGCGATCCAACAAAACTTGAACTTGTGGTAGATGTTCTTTCTAGTGATGCAGAACGAGTTGCTGTCGGAAATGCGATGCAAGTTACCTCTGGGACAACACAACTAGAAGGTCGAGTACGGCGCGTTGAACCTTCTGCTTTTACAAAAACATCTGCTTTGGGCGTAGAAGAACAGCGCGTGAATGTCATAGGTAGTCTTGACGCACCAAAAGTACTCGGCGATGGTTATCGAGTCGATGTGCAAATTGTAGTTTGGGAAAAACGCAATGTATTACAAGCACCGTTGAGTGCATTGTTTCGTTGCAATCAAGCTTGGTGTGTCTTTGTCGTTAATAATGGTAAAGCCGAACGACGTCCAGTTACAGTTGGGCAACGCAGTGATACTACCGTAGAAATTCAGCAAGGCTTAACTGCTGATGAACTATTAATCTTGCACCCCACAGAACAAATTGAGGATAATCGCTCTGTCACTATAAATGATTGA
- a CDS encoding cation:proton antiporter gives MYTLPISNLYTQSAMEVINFYQVSFLTFVQASWLSTQNTGRSLVEFFRPSVLAGPITDPVPVFLIIMAIMLVAPLLFERIKLPGIVGLILAGLAVGPYGFGLLERDSTIVLLGTVGLLFLMFMAGLETSLDDLKYNADKAVIFGLATFIIPMLLGTGSMLLLGYGLLASILVASCFASHTLLALPIAMRLGVMRTQAVTTVLGGTLITNILALLVLAVVVRAHQGNLTLGFWLFLIPALTIYTFATLWGVPKIGRWFFRKFGHDESAEFTFVVATLFIVSYVAELIEIEPIIGAFLAGIAITQLIPQLSPLMNRIQFIGNTLFIPFFLISVGMLINPSILISEPRSLLVAGVMTFVAIVAKFLPAWGTGKIIGLQFPNVMLMFGLSVAQAASTLAAITVAFEIDLVDQLTVNGTIAMILVTCIASPWITTRWGKGVKPDAVTSTTETAQKLADRILVPVANPSTEDHLLKLAIILAKNSDGTLLPLHILSDSNGAVTAEKRIQQQELLAKAETIAHAAVTSVETIGRVDDSIEKGILRAAQERDANLIVCGWKGYSSYRDNFFGSVIDNVIRQATVPVLVARFTQPIRNTERVILALTDLDFASSKLQKTIALAQTLADELKANLEVLHVTKNSRRKAPKIPPELQTEATIEHVRGNFVSRVAKMLQPDDLLILTSGNHPDILSMRMLGTEPEVIARTHPEISIIVLHFPR, from the coding sequence ATGTATACCTTACCTATTAGCAATCTTTACACTCAAAGCGCAATGGAAGTCATAAATTTCTATCAAGTATCTTTTCTAACATTTGTGCAGGCGAGTTGGTTGTCTACGCAGAATACAGGGCGATCGCTTGTTGAGTTTTTTCGTCCATCAGTTTTAGCTGGTCCCATTACCGATCCTGTACCTGTATTTCTAATTATCATGGCAATTATGCTAGTTGCGCCGCTATTATTCGAGCGGATCAAACTACCAGGTATTGTCGGTCTAATTTTAGCAGGATTAGCAGTAGGTCCTTATGGTTTTGGTTTATTAGAGCGTGATAGCACAATCGTTTTACTTGGTACTGTAGGATTGCTATTTTTGATGTTCATGGCTGGTTTAGAAACAAGCCTGGATGATTTAAAGTACAACGCTGATAAAGCAGTTATTTTTGGATTAGCAACTTTTATCATTCCTATGCTTTTGGGAACTGGTAGTATGTTGCTACTAGGTTATGGCTTACTTGCCTCAATTTTAGTAGCCTCTTGTTTTGCTTCGCACACGCTCTTGGCGCTACCCATCGCGATGCGGTTGGGAGTGATGCGTACCCAAGCTGTAACAACAGTTTTGGGAGGGACATTAATCACAAACATTTTGGCATTGCTTGTTTTAGCAGTTGTTGTTCGCGCCCATCAAGGAAATCTTACTTTAGGATTTTGGTTATTTCTGATTCCAGCTTTAACAATATATACTTTTGCTACTTTGTGGGGAGTTCCTAAAATTGGTCGTTGGTTTTTTCGGAAGTTTGGACACGATGAAAGTGCAGAATTTACCTTTGTTGTTGCTACGTTATTTATTGTATCTTATGTCGCTGAATTAATTGAAATTGAACCAATTATTGGGGCTTTTTTAGCTGGAATTGCAATTACTCAATTGATTCCTCAGTTAAGTCCTTTAATGAATCGCATTCAATTTATTGGAAATACTTTATTCATCCCATTTTTTCTTATTTCTGTTGGGATGCTAATTAATCCAAGTATTTTAATTAGCGAACCACGCTCTTTATTAGTAGCAGGAGTGATGACTTTTGTAGCAATTGTTGCTAAATTTTTACCAGCATGGGGAACAGGTAAAATTATTGGATTGCAGTTTCCTAACGTAATGTTGATGTTTGGTCTTTCAGTTGCACAGGCTGCATCAACTCTTGCCGCAATTACAGTTGCATTTGAGATTGATTTAGTCGATCAGCTAACAGTAAATGGCACGATCGCCATGATTTTAGTAACGTGTATTGCTTCTCCGTGGATAACAACACGTTGGGGCAAAGGTGTGAAACCCGATGCCGTAACTTCGACAACAGAGACAGCACAAAAGTTAGCAGATCGTATTCTAGTTCCTGTTGCTAACCCTAGTACCGAAGATCATCTCTTGAAACTTGCAATCATCTTGGCAAAAAATAGTGATGGTACATTACTACCTTTACATATTCTGAGTGACAGTAATGGAGCGGTAACTGCCGAGAAAAGAATACAGCAACAAGAACTTTTAGCTAAAGCCGAAACAATTGCTCATGCAGCAGTAACGTCAGTCGAAACAATTGGACGCGTTGATGATTCAATTGAGAAAGGAATTCTTAGAGCAGCACAAGAACGCGATGCCAATTTAATCGTTTGCGGTTGGAAAGGTTACTCTAGCTATCGCGATAATTTTTTTGGCAGTGTCATTGACAATGTTATCCGTCAAGCAACTGTACCTGTACTCGTTGCACGGTTTACCCAGCCCATTAGAAATACTGAACGTGTCATTCTCGCATTAACTGATTTAGACTTCGCCTCATCTAAGTTGCAAAAAACAATAGCTTTAGCACAAACCTTAGCTGACGAACTGAAAGCAAATCTAGAAGTGTTGCACGTCACGAAAAATTCTCGTCGCAAAGCACCTAAAATTCCTCCAGAACTACAAACCGAAGCAACAATTGAGCACGTACGGGGTAATTTTGTCAGCCGCGTTGCCAAAATGCTACAACCTGACGATTTACTCATCCTAACTTCAGGAAATCACCCTGATATTCTAAGTATGCGAATGTTAGGAACAGAACCAGAAGTCATTGCTCGCACTCATCCAGAAATCTCAATTATTGTGTTACATTTTCCCCGATAG